A genomic stretch from Penicillium digitatum chromosome 4, complete sequence includes:
- a CDS encoding Zinc finger, C2H2, producing the protein MTRGSTKRTSPSHIVSVLNPPSISSSPEPQEGALKSNMTGRKNNSRKNAPDTITYTPTTHRISKAKKGKRVHACQYPACGKVFTRAEHRRRHELNHNPEASYRCPTQGCKKAFHRADLLARHIERHELESQSEQSSWESNPPELIVPESAVPRCLSMDHGMTLATASHSHSMSIGSLVAPGIHPDLANTDCSLMWSGVDLPLQPRPVFHSQLPDSVDDSPFYSSPAETCPSPLSDATFSLPPHSSSSISSAYVSVIDQYPKNILKGDVNSSPLQMHNSPRWEIDAGMPQSHLVAIPMEENMIQPCHNHSPAWSSADCLPYEDQVHSLHQFQPRSWM; encoded by the exons ATGACCCGGGGATCCACAAAGCGTACCAGTCCAAGCCACATCGTGTCTGTCTTGAACCCACCGTCCATCTCGTCGTCACCAGAGCCGCAAGAAGGGGCCCTGAAATCCAACATGACGGGCCGGAAGAACAACTCGCGTAAAAACGCTCCGGATACCATCACCTATACACCAACCACTCATCGCATCAGCAAGGCTAAGAAGGGAAAGCGCGTACATGCCTGTCAATACCCAGCATGTGGAAAG GTTTTCACCAGGGCGGAGCACCGAAGACGCCATGAGCTGAATCATAACCCCGAGGCATCCTACCGCTGCCCAACGCAAGGATGTAAGAAGGCATTCCACCGTGCTGATCTACTTGCACGTCACATAGAGAGACA CGAACTCGAATCGCAATCAGAGCAGTCCTCGTGGGAATCCAACCCCCCAGAGCTCATCGTGCCCGAGTCCGCTGTCCCGCGCTGTCTGTCCATGGATCACGGAATGACATTGGCCACCGCCTCTCATTCACACTCCATGTCCATCGGCTCCCTCGTAGCTCCTGGGATTCACCCGGATCTGGCCAACACTGACTGCTCATTGATGTGGAGCGGGGTTGACTTGCCCTTACAGCCCCGCCCAGTCTTCCATAGCCAGCTCCCCGACTCCGTTGACGACAGCCCATTTTACTCTTCCCCCGCAGAGACATGTCCCTCAcctctgtcggatgcgacgttctctcttcctccccATTCTAGCTCCTCCATCTCTTCTGCGTATGTGTCCGTGATCGACCAGTACCCGAAGAATATCCTCAAGGGCGACGTCAATTCGTCCCCGCTTCAGATGCACAATTCCCCCCGCTGGGAGATTGATGCTGGCATGCCGCAGTCGCATCTAGTTGCCATACCAATGGAGGAGAATATGATCCAGCCA TGCCACAACCATTCTCCTGCGTGGTCCAGCGCAGACTGCCTTCCCTACGAGGACCAAGTCCACTCTCTGCACCAGTTCCAGCCTCGGAGCTGGATGTGA